In Brachypodium distachyon strain Bd21 chromosome 5, Brachypodium_distachyon_v3.0, whole genome shotgun sequence, the genomic window TGCCTCCACAATATTAATGTTATCTCTGATTGATCTTTCCGTACTCCGGACCGTGGGTTTTGTCCTTGATCGCCTTCTGTTGCTAGCTTGCTGTGGCTGCAATCAGCGACATGTCATACGGCCGATATTTAGCAATTTTATAACTGGATATTACAGCATACTGTTTTTTACAAGAACCTGACAGACGACAGCAGAATAAAAATTACCCCTCCTAACATGTAGACTTTTTCTTTAGTTCTGCTTCCTTCCCCTGGAGATCTACTGTATAGAAGCTACTCACTGGCTAATTGTCATCAATCGGCCCTTGCGTTGTGGATGTAAAAAAATCTGTAGGGTGTGGATGGTTTTCTACAGAAACTGTTGCAAGAGGGGAAGAGATggattatgaacttgtgataaGGAAATGCAATCTAGTTTTTAGAGAATAAATTCTATCTAGTTTTTGTTTGATTAAGACTGAATCGTGTGAATACTATACAATGGTTGGTTAAATCTTAGTATTGTTTTATTTAATTAATACTGAATCATGTGACTGCGTATTGAATGATTGTCTAAATCTGagtgttctttttttgtgtggggGAGGAGGGATCGCTATCACTCTTTCAATTCCTACGTTAGACTTAAGTCCATGATCCATGTTTTTAGAATTTACCTGTAATTTATCCAAACTCAACATCCATTACAGGTATAGTGCTTTGAATCATAAATCCAAGAAATTACAAAGTAACTCCTATAACTAAGAATCACATACATTGATATAGAAGTAAATAAGTTAATATACCAGAATAAACAGatgcacaaaataatttcctgAAGCTGCTTATGTAACAGCAATGTTATCTGAAACAACCTTACTCCAgttatgtttttctttgtgcAATGTCAGCTAATCATTTATCTCCGATTTGAGATTCAGATACTAAAACAGCAAGATGGTTAACTTTGGAAAGAAGTTGATGGCAGATCAAGTGGAAGAATGGAAAGAGTATGTTTCCTTAAGTGCTCCTGAAAAGTTATTTTGGAACCTTTTGCTTTGATCTTTTGAGGAACAAAAGATttttttatgttatttttccAAATTGAATTGAGCAGAAAGGTATTACTACGAAACATGTCGATTCCCACTGTTGCCGTTCTATGATGAAACATGTCACAAGCCAGTTGCCCCCGAGTCTGACAATGTTGTTAATAAATTCCCTGCAGAGATCTTATGAGTTCTTTTCCTTCCTATCTCCAGGTACTACATTAATTATAAATTGATGAAGAAAATGTTGAAGAAATACGTTCAGCAGACCCAAATCGGTGGCAAAGATTGTGAGCAAGTACTTAAGGATTTCTCAAGGGTCCTTGATGATCAGGTAAGCAGATAGCAGATGGTGCTTTCTCTTGAAATGATCATACATGGAGTTTCGCAGTTGCTTGTCCATCCCGTGATCCGTCTGTCCCCTTTCATCAGAGAACTTTGGTGTCTTCAGATGGCATGGCATAGATCATTTTTATTACTAGCTAAAATTCTTATGCGTTGCTTCTATTCAGATTGAAAGGATTGTGCTTTTTATGCTACAACAACAAGGCTACCTCGCTAGCAGGATTGAGGACTTGGGAGGACAGCGCGCTGCTATTCTGGGACGGGTTGATACATCAATAGTTTTTAAACTTCGTGAGGATTATAGAGAAGTTGGGAGAGATCTCGTAAAGCTTCTCCGCTTTGTTGACATGAATGCTACCGGTCTAAGAAAGATACTAAAGAAATTTGATAAGCGCTTTGGATACAAGTTCACAGATTATTATGTCACGACTCGTGCAAACCATCCTTATTCTCAGCTTCAGCAAGTCTTTAAGCAAGTGGTATTTTTCTGGCATTTTACATTCACAattgttttgttctttctaTCCGCAGCTAAGCAGCATTTCTACTACTTGTCATGCCTACCAATGCAGGGAATTGTAGCCGTTGCAGGTGCTTTATCACGCAACCTTGCATATCTGGAAGATGAGCATCGAGGAAGCTTTTTATCCATCTATGATAATCCATCAGTAGTGTTGAAGGTAATATTTTCCACGGTTTAATATTGATTCTGTGCTACGAATTTTATGTAGTTTAAGAGTATGATGTGATTCTTTTCTCTAATATTTAGGACCCCATCATAGACCAAGTAAATCGTGCAGTGCAGAAACTCACACACGCGACGAATTTTATGCAATACCTAGGACAACATGCACTTATCGTACAAGATGACACACAGAGTGGATCTGAGGATCTTGAGAAGGATGAGAGCTACCATTTCATGTCTCTGTTGCTTAACCTAGTGAACACCTTTCTTTACATGGTGAACACATATATCATCGTGCCGACTGCAGACGACTACTCAGTGAGCCTTGGAGCTGCCGCGACGGTTTGTGGCATAATCATTGGATCAATGGCAGTTGCACAAGTGTTCTCTTCGGTTTACTTCAGTGCATGGTCCAACAAGTCATACTTCAGACCTCTCGTGTTCAGTAGCATTATGCTATTCTTTGGGAACCTGCTATATGCATTGGCATATGACATGAACTCACTGATAGTTCTCCTGATTGGCCGGATACTATGTGGGTATGCAGACTTTTTCCTCTCTTCGACAAACCCTACCAATGTGATTTCGTTCTTGCTTCTCAATGACATGTATTATCCTTTATGTTTCCTGAATTTGCTCTTTTGGTCAAACTGACTACAGATTAGGTTCTGCAAGAGCTGTGAACCGTCGGTATATCAGCGACTGTGTACCTCTGAAGATCAGGCTACAA contains:
- the LOC100833029 gene encoding SPX domain-containing membrane protein OsI_17046, with the translated sequence MVNFGKKLMADQVEEWKEYYINYKLMKKMLKKYVQQTQIGGKDCEQVLKDFSRVLDDQIERIVLFMLQQQGYLASRIEDLGGQRAAILGRVDTSIVFKLREDYREVGRDLVKLLRFVDMNATGLRKILKKFDKRFGYKFTDYYVTTRANHPYSQLQQVFKQVGIVAVAGALSRNLAYLEDEHRGSFLSIYDNPSVVLKDPIIDQVNRAVQKLTHATNFMQYLGQHALIVQDDTQSGSEDLEKDESYHFMSLLLNLVNTFLYMVNTYIIVPTADDYSVSLGAAATVCGIIIGSMAVAQVFSSVYFSAWSNKSYFRPLVFSSIMLFFGNLLYALAYDMNSLIVLLIGRILCGLGSARAVNRRYISDCVPLKIRLQASAGFVSASALGMACGPGLAGFLQTKFTIYSLTFNQSTLPGWVMSIAWLLYLVWLWFSFKEPEHFAKAAVSTPPSESSHQESANLEEGLAQPLLQDSDERMDENAEDNDDNEETENSHAPATSFVSAYKLLTPSVKVQLLIYFMLKYAMEILLSESSVVTTYYFNWNTSAVAIFLAILGLTVLPVNAVVGSYFTNWFEDRQILVASEIMVLIGIIMSFRYTPHYSVPQYVSSALITFVFAEVLEGVNLSLLSRVMSSRLSRGTYNGGLLSTEAGTLARVVADATITAAGYLGPDLLLNVTLLPPLVISIVSIVATFCTYNTLY